Within Rhipicephalus microplus isolate Deutch F79 chromosome 9, USDA_Rmic, whole genome shotgun sequence, the genomic segment tttccaaaaagagcgcgcttttcagacacagcgaagtaacaactgaaacacttattcgcgttcatctgtacctgtgagtacgttttgtgcgtgagAAAAGCAAGGCATGTTTCGATGTGCTTGCCAttttgcgcgcgactttccaatttgttgctatcatgttcattgcttcgcctttgcggcaaagctgtcactTTTGCATTCTCTCTACTTAGTTTAGCCGTGCACAGGCAAACACAGGTTTCTTAATTTTATTGCTTCAATTCAAGTAGTGATcaaaaaattacagaaaaaaatcTGCACAAGAGGGTGATCTAATCAAATTTTCAGTCACCTTTTTAATTAAACTCTATATTTCTTATTACTGAAAGAACCTTGACCTGCCATGGTGTCCTAGTGGATAGAGTGTTCAACTGCTCACCCAAAAGTTGCAGGATTAAATTTGTGTTGTGACAGCCGTATTAtgaatggaggcagaaatgctagaggcccgtgtacttggatttagaCACACGTTGAAAAACCTTAAGTAATTGAAATTTCCAGAACTCTCCTCCATAGCATCCTTCAGAACCACATTGTGGTTTTGTTGCATAGCCCCACCCCCTccctacttgaaaaaaaaaaacagaaaaaaactgcaAGAACCTAGAACATAAACCGGAAAACGTGCCCACTTTTCGTTGTAGAAGTGAATTGAGGGATTTCAGGTTACCTCGAGCATACAAATATTGTCACGacatcaaaacagaggtcttgccgtagagactgagacacaAGAAGCAGGTCAAtcttttttaattagaacgcgcaagcgagttcttcttcttcgtccatttcgtagtccttcgtggcacatgcacaactgtcatcgtctttcttgggcaagcacgtgacaatatgcatGGGTGAACTATTTCATAAGCAAGGTAATTACTTATTTTTCAGTGCTTAACACCACAGCACTGGAAACTTTCACATAATCCACTTTCATGGCAAACCAAACCTTCAACTTCCTGGAATATCTGCAATGTCATCTGAAGGCACCTAAGACATTCTTATGGATAATGATTTCTCTCTGAATTCAACAGCCAAGAGATCTGAAAACTTTAGGCACATTAACCCTTTATTGGGTGAATTATGAAACCGCCGAAAAAAATTTATTTTCCAACTTTATATACTAGCCTTGTTTCTGTAGTTACATTATATAAAAATTTAACTAGAATGCATGCATATAGATATGTTACAAATTTGTGACACGCCACAAGAGCGAAGATCTTGCAACAAAAACGTACTCAAGAACTTCGTAGCATGTCATGTGCCACCTCTTTAGTGCGTAGACGCCAGAAAAAATCATAGAAGACTGAAGTTACGTCAATCAGGTTAGAAGAAATGAAGTGACAGATGTTGCACATGGATCATGCTTTTCACCATCAGCTACACAACACCTGCTTTACGCATAGAATTTTTTACACAACACAGTACTAGATATTTCCTACTGTAAGCTACATTCCTTGTGAGTACTTCATAACCAGCGTTAAAGGTGGCACACATTTCGTGACTTGCTTGCTAAGAGCTTTCTGGTATGTCCCGAATTCACGACACACGTCAGTAAAGGGTTTTGTAAAAGGTCACCTTCTAGCAGAATAAATCAGTCATGTAACCTGCAGATTTGAAGCACTGACACCCCAGCCCGTCTGTGCTTCAGTGGGATGAACTCCTGAGATATGGCGACTGAGGGTGCTTTTCTgtgaaaaggatgcattgcagtagATGCAGGAatatggacgctctcctgtgtgggtaTGCATGTGCTCGGTGAGGCTGCGTTTTCCCGCAAATGACGCATCACAGTGttcacaggaaaatggacgctctcctgtgtgggtgcgcatgtgAACCCTGAGGGTGTGCTTCTGTGAAAAGGATGCATCGCAGTGGCCACAGGAAAAGGGTCGTTCACCTGTGTGGGTGCGCAAATGTCGCGTCATGTTGCTTCTGGTTGAGAAGGATGCATTGCAGTAGCCACAAGAAAAACGACGTTCGCCTGAGTGGGTGCGCATGTGCTGCACGAGCATGCGTCTCTGCGCAAAGGCTGCATCACAGTGGTCACAGGAAAACGGACGCAATCCTGTGTGGATGCGCATGTGGCCCCTGAGGTCAGACTTTCGTGCATAGGATGCATCGCAGTAGAGACAGGAGaaaggacgctctcctgtgtggatGCGCATATGTTGCTTGAGTTTGCTGCTGGATGTgaaggatgcattgcagtgaaCGCAGGAAAAGGGACactctcctgtgtgggtgcgcaggTGTTTCGTAAGGCTGTGTCTCAGTGAAAAGGACGCATTGCACTGGGTGCAGGAGAAAGGACGCTCTCCTGTATGAGTGCGAATGTGCTGTTTGAGACGGACATTCACAACAAATGTAGCCGGGCAAAGGTGACACTCGAAGAGATGCTCCCCTGTGTGCCGGCGAAGGTGCATTTTCATGTTTCCCTTAATCCTGGTCGTATAAGCACACTGCCGGCAGGAATGCAGTCCATCTTCTACAGACACGAGCGAATGGTACTGGTCACGGGGTTCCTCAGAAACGGAACCTGCATAGCCACAGGAAGCACAGCAAGGCAGTGCAAATCATAGATCCCGTACTATACAAAGAACTAAAGTTGagcagcaaaataacaaaaatttcTGCACTTATAAATAAGTGTATACGACAACCTTCACCATTGCGAATGTGTTACTTTAACAAAGCAGTACATTGATTCATGACATGTCTCATACAAGTTGCCATCTATCTATGCACAGATACTTAACTTAAACGACGCAAGTACCACCAAAAACGAAGGTGTGAGAAAAAATTTCAATATTATACCAAAATAAGAAAATTTTACTGTGTAAATAACATAATACCTACAGTCTTACGTGGCAAAATCACACGGTTATAAGGCATACAAGCACATAGCTTTGGAAATTTAGCCTACCTTGGGCCCTCTATTGTGCGCCTATGTCTGCCTGCATGCACCTGTGGTATTTCGCCCCCACCGTAATGCGACCACTGCCACAATATAAAACGCACGTTCTCACTCTAACCCATTTAACTAATTATTAGTGTTTTGCATAGAAGCATTTAAATAATCCAGTAGAGCATAAGCACGAAATAAAGTATGAGCAACATTTAATATAAAACAAACAGGACGGCTACATATTGTGCAATCATTGAACACTTCCTTGTCTTTTACTGCCATAACGAGTCTGCAAAAGCCTGAATCCTATAAAACAAGCACCACATTACATAATAAGATTTAAGACACACTACTCAGTTCATTACGATCATGACAAAGATAACTAAAAAGTGCACGTTACCTTCACAGAAAGTAACTGTATTCGCATCATGTTCATCATCAACACTGGGCTTCTCGTCCACCAACGCCGTAACTTCGTTTGCATAATGCCTGTGATCACCATTTGGCTTCAAGTCCGCAGTAATTACTTCATTGGCATAGTGTTCGTGATCAACACACGGATCCACACCCACCGTAACTTCATTCACATCAAGTCCATCATCAACACTGGGTTTCTCGTCCACCAATGCCGTAACTTCATTTGCATAATGCCTGTGATCACCATTCGGCTTCAAGTCCGCAGTAATTACTTCACTCGCATAGTGTCCGTAATCAACACACGGATCGACGTCCTCCGTAACGTTATTCGCATCAAGTCCATCAAAAACACTCGGCTTCTCGTCCACCAATACCTTTACTTCATTCGCATAATGTCCGTGATCAATGAACGGCTTCAAGTCCACCGTAACTTCATTCGCATAATGCTCGTGTTGAACACTTGGCTTCACGTCCGACGCCAATTCATTCGCATAATGCCCATGGTCGGTGCTCGGCTTCACGTCTATCGTGACTTCGTTCGCATAATGTCCGTGATCAACAGTAGACTTCACGCCCACTGCAACTTCATTCGCATAATAATTTTCGGCAACCACGTCAACCTTCGGCTTCTCATCCGTCGATGCACTAATCGCTGTCGGAGTGCCGTCCATTGCACCATTGCCTCCTCTAGTTAAGAGGCTATGACGCACAGAGAAGGCCATTATTACGCGCGTTTCCCCTACAGGACCTCGCGGTTTCACATTGCTAGGGGCCACCCTAACATTGCGCAGCTGCCACGACCGAAGTTACCACTCACACCTCAAATAACCCATTCAAATAACACCACAGCACCAGCACACCTACCAATCGAACGGACCTATGaagtccgttcgattcgcctgcaccacgtgaaccaggtGCTGCACTTAGCCATTCGTTttagcggtgcagcattgacgacctctgaaccctgccattaGTTTTGAAAAGTGCAGAAGAAGTGCAGCACTGGTTTacaattttcctgcacctcctacgccgacggtgccggcttggtgcagccgcgcgtgcagctgagcagcaGCACTTGGGCGTAGGTGGCTTAAGCGCCGTACCTGCCTCTACAAACGCGGTGTGTTTTttcaagatgtttgcacctcataaactgtccgcatgtgcgaTTCGCCATCGGTCAGTGTGtgctgaatggtgtaaattaagcgaaaagaaatgaagcctgcaccttgtcggcacatcgtcattcgttttcCGTGTCGTGGTGTGCCTGCGCCGCTGAACTCACgttgcacaatttctgaactttgtgtgcacagccgtgaaccagtTCCGACTGGTGCAgatgaatcgaacggacctataaCACCAAGATATGATGGTCACAGAACACTTATACACTACCACACGGAAGAAGGAAAGGTGCACTACCACTtgatatggtggctagaagggaaCGTGGAAGCAACGCAGCCAGCAGGGGACGGCGGAAAGTGTAGCCGTTGTTCATGTCAACACAAAAGGTGGCGCGCACGTAGCTTCTTAGGCGTTAGCCGCGCACACGtaggcgttagccgccgcccgatctaaagggtacagccacatccatccaatCATCCATCCAGATCGCTCTCTCCGGCCAGAAGCATCGTAGTACGTGTACGGCGTAAGTATAAGTGTTCTGTGGTACGGCGCGCGTACCATGTGCGCCTCCACACCTACGCTTGCACCGTCGTTGGTGAAATTTTAAATCATTGCCATGGCGTGAATAACGATGAGCAAGCCTACGAACCCTGCGACTAGCAATCCTGCAAGGATTGAAAACTCGTTCACACACTGCTTACAACAAACTGAGAGCGAATAGCGTATTGAACTTCATTtcagcgccaaaaaaaaaaaataaactgactTGTGTTGGCTGCATACAATGTTTCACAGATTTAACTAACATCTTGATCAAGTTTTATGTAATGACAAGCTAAGGTTGGAAAACATGGCACGAGAAAGCAAGCGGTGTCAGCGAATGTGCTATCTAAAGCTTCATTGCGTTACTTAGGTTGCATTACATGATTGAACTTTGatttttttcgatttttttttttagaacttgTACAAGAATAAACTCGTAGTTTTCAAGACTTTGCACGCCGTCTCTGTCACATGAGATTAAGAAAATGCACCAAACATAAAACTTTCATCTGATAGACCAAAAGTAAACAAATGCAAAGTTATTAAAATGATATACTGTCCCTAAAAACTGATGGCATTTACACGGTTCACATAAATCATGTCCTTTCGTAATTAAGAGCCTTTATTGACTCCTGCGCCTATGTTTGAGGCTGCACATATAAATTAATACAAAGTGTAATCGCGAAGTGTGCTGCCTCCTGCGCTTGCGTGGCAGTAGAAATAGGCCTCGCCCAATTCTGTACAAGGTTATGCGCAGCGGGATTCCACATTAACGAAGGATCCTTAAGGTTTGCcctaagagttgaacgcgatatccTGTgctatagtgcgtacttcaatcACTTTGTGAATACTTTTATTGCATGATCTTATGCGGGAGGTTTATATTGTAGATTACTATACTACAATGTAATCATCAAAAGTGAAGTGATTGGCGTCCGAGAAGCTTTCGCATATAGCTGCATTGTCTGTAATTGgagcatgctttaaacaacgagcACCTATGCGTGCATGTGGAATGATTTCAAACTTGTTATGCACCCTTTCTACGTGTACTTAtgggaatacgcgcagtaacgagGGTGGCCGGCTTCAAGTCACAAAAGTCCTTGTGATAATCAAATTctgatgcgtgaatgcaatgcgcACTTGTACCACGTAACATTGCTACGATACTACATGTTGCATTGCGAAGCCTGACGTGTACAGGGCGCGTGTGTTCGTAAAAGCGTGAACgaattattttcactgcattcacaagcagacgcatgGCTGTGTGTAGAACGCCTACTTGGCACTCAAACGGGCTGAGTTCAACCAcccataaattattattattaaacgtTTTCTTTCattctcaattttttggtcacgaaCAAGATGATTATATTTCGCTCAAGAGCTCCGACTCCAACGCCTACTCCGATGTCGGCATCAGGATAAAATTCATTGGTTTGAAGGCTATCAAGGTTCCTACCATCTCGATCGCCGCGCGCCTGGAAGCTTGGCAGCATGCAGGGCATCCGTTGAGGCCGGCCGATCTAAGCTGCCGGCCGCAAATACGGCGGGGGGATtctttgggggggagggggggggcggaAAGGTAAAGAAATGCGGTGTGGAGTGCACGATAAGTGTCTCTCATGTAAGAACACCTCAACCGATACACTCATGGGGGAACGTGGATTGATGAATCagagtgaagaaaagaaagtaggccaaagagaagagaaaggaggtgaaatcaagaaggagaaaaaaaaataaactggaGTTGGGGTATACACTGTATGCAGTGGGTGTTGAGAGTGgaagaaaactgccgaacacttagtAATgttctggtggcacagaatttttcaaagcagtCGGGTTTAGGGCCAGGGTAGGAAAACTAGACATTAAGCAGAAAgcagtagaaataactagaaggaggtgaTTGTGACTACaatcgaggcacgagtgaaaattagatCCTTAACTGCAAACTACTAGTCCTTAACTTCACgattccagggggggggggggagataaatctagtttttgttcactatcagtattacggctaggtggcgttagccgtcACCCGATCAAAAGACGTACAGTCGTATCAATTTATCTATCCCTCCATGGATTGCCGCCGGTTCGAGAAGAGCTTCATCGCGCATTGTTCTTAAATGTGGCGCGTACCTTGAATTGCCTTATGTAATGCGAGtttgagaatcttcttttgcattttgttgacatttcagtgcactaattttttaaagggaACCGCAAATCAGACACGAACACATCTATCAGCGTGCAAAACTAGAATAGACGATGACAGAGGCAGGTTGTAAAAAGTGCTGAAAGCCAAAAGTTTATTCAACTTGTGATACCAGGTTGTGTATACAACTGTAGGCTTgttgcagttggtgtacactgaaCTGGCTTGCAGTTACTGTCAGTGCCCACGGCATCCAACACGCATAAAAAATAACCCAATACAGACAGTATTTTGCAGATAATTACCTTCGCACCAAATAGCACATGTAAATCACAGGCACACGAAAAATCAATGAAAGACGctctgcaactgttttgaaacgaaacagcacTTACAATCACTTATTCAACTCTTATTAGTGGCACATCCTGTGGTGtaaatcagtaaaaaaaaaagatcattattgtctgttgaaaAGGCCGACTTGTTCGCATTTTTTATGCTGCCAGATACTCAACCTGCACAGCATTCTTTGAGCAAGAATTGGGTCTTGATTTTGAACGTCTGCTGGCTTATCTTGCAGAACGAGAACTGACATTTCCCAGTGACAATGACATACTAGGGACGTCCGCAGGACACCCCCGACTGGATATCGGATATCCACTGCAGCTCCAAAACAACACCAGCGGGCATTCTTTGCAGATCGAATTGGCCCCACTTTCCTGAACCTAGGGTTATCCCTTGCAAGTGCAACATAAGTCCCAAGGGACGCACTGTGTACATCACAGGGAGATTAAGGGATGTCTTTTATTCGGCATATTTTCTAAAAGCAGTcttctatagttttttttttttttactctttggAGTTGTAATGTCAGAAGTTCAAAGCATGAATACAGTTTTTCTGGGCTTCTATATGCTAATTTATTAGTTATTCTGGACATGCACTTAAATTTGTGACATTCGACTAAAgcacacacaattttttttagtgaagtgcatttttgaaaaaaaCTAATGAAGCACCTCAAAGCATGAAAAAAACTTACGCACGATTTGAGTTTCTGAAATCGCAACACTTTCATTAAATTGAATTTGACAGGTGGCAACATATAATGCTATACATCCGCTTGTGCTTCACACTTATTCTACTTAATTAGCCACATACAAGCAAATACAGACTTTCTAATTTTGTTTCTTGGATTGAAGTAGTGATCAAAGGTTCACAGGAAAAACTCTGCAAAAGAAGGTGATCTAATAAAATGTACAATTGCCTTTTTCATTAAACTCTACACTTATCATTACTGAAAGAACCTCAATCGCCCTGGTTTCTTAGCGGTTATGAAGCTCGACTCTCACGCaaaggtagcgggatcaaatctgGGCTGTGACAGCAACATTTTAAATGGAGGCAGTTATGCTAGAAGACGGTGTGCTTGGATTTAGGCACATGTTAAGAAAcctcaggtgattgaaatttgcATAAACTatcactatggcgtccctcataaccatattAAGGTTTTGCcctttacttgaaaaaaaaaaaacaaaaaaaaactgcaagaacCCAGAACCTTACCCTGAAAACGTGCCCACTTACCGTTGCAGCACTGAATAAAGAAAATTTCAGGTTACGTCGAGCATAATATGCATGAGTGAACTATTTCATAAGCAAGGTAATTACTTATTTTTCAGTGCTTAACACCATATCACTGAAAACTTTCGCATAATCCACTTTCATGGCAAACCAAACCTTTAACTTCCTGGAATATCTGCAATGTCATCTGAAGGCACCCAGGACATTCTTATGGATAATGATTTCTCTCTGAATTCAACAGCCAAAAGATCTGAAAACTTTAGGCACATTAACCCTTTATTGGGTGAATCATGAAACCGaccaaaaaaaattcattttccaGCTTTACATAGCAACCTTGCATTGATTCTGCAATTACATTATCTAAAATTTAACTAGAATATATGCGTATAGGTATGTTGAAAATTTGTGACACGTCACAACAGCGAATATCTTGCGACAAAAACATGCTCAAGAACTTCTTAGCATGTCATGATCCACCTCTTCAGTGCGTAGACGCCACAAAAAGTTATAGAAGATTGAAGTTACGTCAATCAGGTTACAAGAAATGAAGTGACAGATGTTGCACATGCATCATACTTTCCACCATCAGCTACACAACACCTGCTTTAAGCATAGAATTTTTTACACAACACAGTACTAGGTATTTACTACTGTAAGCTACATTCCTTGTGAGTACTCCTTAACCGGCGTTAAAGGTGGCACACATTTCGTGACTTGCTTGCTAGGAGCTTTCTGGTATGTCGCGAATTCACGACACACGTCAGTAAAGGGTTTTGTAAAAGGTCACCTTCTAGCAGAATAAATCAGTCATGTAACCTCCAGATTTGAAGCACTGGCACCCCAGCCCGTCTGGGCTTCAGTGGGATAAACTCCTGAGATATGGCGACTGAGGGTGCTTTTCTGTGAAAAGGATGCAATGCATTAGATGCACGAGTATGGACGCTCTCCTTTGTGGGTACGCATGTGCTCTGTGAGGCTGCGTTTTCCCGCAAAGGATGCATCACAGTGttcacaggaaaatggacgctctcctgtgtgggtgcacATGTGAACCCTGAGGGTGTGCTTTTGTGAAAAGGATGCATCGCAGTGGTCACAGGAAAAGGGTCGTTCACTTGTGTGGGTGCGCAAATGTCGCTTCATGTTGCTTCTGGTTGAgaaggatgcattgcagtggccACAAGAAAAGGGACGTTCGCCTGAGTGGGTGCGCATGTGCTGCACGAGCATGCGTCTCTGCGCAAAGGCTGCATCACAGTGGTCACAGGAAAACGGACGCACTCCTGTGTGGATGCGCATGTGGCCCCTGAGGTCAGACTTTCGTGCATaggatgcatcgcagtatagaCAGGAGAAaagacgctctcctgtgtggatGCGCATATGTTGCTTGAGTTTGCTCCTGGATGTGAAGGATGCAATGCAGTGACCGCAGGAAAAGGGACactctcctgtgtgggtgcgcaagTGTTTCGTAAGGCTGTGTCTCAGTGAAAAGGACGCATTGCACTGGGTGCAGGAGAAAGGACGCTCTCCTGTATGGGTGCGAATGTGCTCTGTGAGACGGGCTTTCACAACAAAACTAGCCGGGCAAAGGTGACACTGGAAGGGATGCTCGCCCAAGTGTCGGCGAAGGTGCATTTTCATGTTTCCTTTCATCCTGGTCATATAGGCACACTGCCGGCAGGAATGCAGTCAATCTTCTACAGACACGAGTGAATGGTACTGGTCACGAGATGCTCCAGGCAAGgaacctgctttttttttttctcgctttcaaGCGAGAACCCTGCTCCCTGAGACAAAAAACTATGACTACACAAGCGAATAACAACCTTATATAAAAAAACTGGTAGCCGAGCAGACAGTCTGGTTTATGTTGGGAGTAAGGTATTATTTAAACTGTATACTTTTCAGCAACCCGATCGCTCACCTGGGAAACATCACCAAGGGTGTAGCTAGGAACGGTGGAGAAGCTGCTTATCTCTTCTCTCCCAGCACAACCCAGATATTTTTCAGTTGCGCTTGCGCACACAAGAAAACACACATACGAACGTACATAAGGTATGACCGTAATCAATTCCACCCCTCGCGCAC encodes:
- the LOC119165003 gene encoding uncharacterized protein LOC119165003, translating into MAFSVRHSLLTRGGNGAMDGTPTAISASTDEKPKVDVVAENYYANEVAVGVKSTVDHGHYANEVTIDVKPSTDHGHYANELASDVKPSVQHEHYANEVTVDLKPFIDHGHYANEVKVLVDEKPSVFDGLDANNVTEDVDPCVDYGHYASEVITADLKPNGDHRHYANEVTALVDEKPSVDDGLDVNEVTVGVDPCVDHEHYANEVITADLKPNGDHRHYANEVTALVDEKPSVDDEHDANTVTFCEGSVSEEPRDQYHSLVSVEDGLHSCRQCAYTTRIKGNMKMHLRRHTGEHLFECHLCPATFVVNVRLKQHIRTHTGERPFSCTQCNASFSLRHSLTKHLRTHTGECPFSCVHCNASFTSSSKLKQHMRIHTGERPFSCLYCDASYARKSDLRGHMRIHTGLRPFSCDHCDAAFAQRRMLVQHMRTHSGERRFSCGYCNASFSTRSNMTRHLRTHTGERPFSCGHCDASFSQKHTLRVHMRTHTGERPFSCEHCDASFAGKRSLTEHMHTHTGERPYSCIYCNASFSQKSTLSRHISGVHPTEAQTGWGVSASNLQVT